A window of Daphnia carinata strain CSIRO-1 chromosome 5, CSIRO_AGI_Dcar_HiC_V3, whole genome shotgun sequence genomic DNA:
AATACAGACATTCACGAGTTACTATGGCACGGTTGAGCGTGTTAATTCTCGTGCTCTTCCTTACCATTCGCTGCAAAGCAGAAGGTATTTGCAAAACTTTTACTATTCTTACCTTTTATTATCATTGATTAATGGCATTTAATAATTCATGTATCACAGGTTTGTTTGAAGATGGGCAAGAATATCAGTACAGTTACCAGGCGTACACCATGACGGGTGTTCGTGAGCCGACATTGTTCAGCTCTTCTTTTGGGATTCGTGGCAACCTCATCATCCAAAAACAACCGGGAATAGCTACTCTAAAAGTAAggcaaacaataaaatttagtTTACCAATCCTAGTAATAAATTTTCGAATAATAGCTATCGGATCTGACCTTGGGAATACACAATGGACCCGAGACGCCGTTCAACACCATCAAGTTTCTGAAGAAGCTCGATCTCGCATCATTAGAAAAACCGCTTAAACTCACCTTATTAAATGGAAAAgtaataaaacaatttgttattttcggTTTAATAACGTAATTCAAAACTAAGGACAGGATAacgataaattaaaatttgtcaAGGTTTATTCATTTGCAATTTTGTCTTGTTTGATCAGATTACCGGATTTTATACCGATTCGTGGGATGCCGAATGGTCGGTGAACTTCAAGAAAGCCTTGGCAACTAACCTGCAGATGGATTTCTACATCGGAGATATCGGTAAAGAAGAAACAGCATACATGCGCGTTGTTGAGGTTAAGTGGACTATAGTGCAAATATCATGATATCAATCGTAACCAACCTTTATCGGATTTGCAGGACACTATTAGTGGTACATGTAATACAAGTTATTCTTTTAGTGATGATGGAAAAGGTCGCTTCCTGCTTTTCAAGCAACGCACACAGAGAGAATGTACCAATATCCCAAGTATGGGATTCAATACTGTTGAAACCACTACTTGCGGCGGAACTGCGCAGAACGACCTTTTAGCCACGACCCAAAGTTACTACAAGCTCAGTCGTGGAACGGCCAGTGAATACGGTTAAAGCTGAATCAATCTCGTCATTGGGCCATCAGGCTCTTCAGCTGTACCCTCCAACGGGAACGCCCTTCAACAATAGGGCTAAGTATTACACCATTTATCCACGTTGTTGTAACCAATAGTCTAACATAAtcattgttttaaaaatgaaatgcagcACTACCTTGCTGCTTAAATCGTTGAGCCCTCTCACTAAACCCATTGTCGCTCCCGGTCTGACCAAGCACTACGCCAATCTTCGCTACACCTTCAGGAATCCAATTCCAACAGCTGATGGTATTGATTTGACTCGCGAACAAGATTATTTCCATCCGGAGGAGCCCCAATCACAACTCGTTCTTCGTAGCAAAGTAAAGGAACTTTAAATATTATCGATAAATATGTAAATACAAAATGCATTTGGTTTAAATATAGGCTGTTCCGATGCTCACGAAGCTAAATAGTGTCATTGGATGGTCACCTCTCAATGAAGAAGTTTTGACGGATTCCTCTACCTCGGATTGCATTCAATTAATGTCCGCCATGAGCTTGGAAAGCTTAGTGGCTGTATGGAAATGCATCGAAAAAGACGATGAGCTCAAGTATAAAACTATTACCACATACTAATTTAAATTTGCTGATTGTGTAATTATCTAGGAACTTGTACGTTGAAATTCTTCCTTTGACGGGTACAAATCCTGCAGCTTTGATGATCAAAGGATTGATCCTCGGGGATAAATATCCGACATCGAAGCTCAACGTACAGTAGCACTCATACCTTACTACCTGCGTATGCCATCTGAGAAGCTCCTAGCCAACTGGGAGGATCTCCTCAAGAGCAGCTCTAGTATCAAGccaaagtaaaagaaattgatttaaattatACACTGTGGCTCTCACctgtcaattgaatttttaaatagggaACTAAGAGGTGCAATTACTTTGGCTTTTGGTCATCTCATTGGTGTTACTTGCAGCGGAAACACACAACGTCCTTGCAAGGCAGATACCATCAACAAATATGCTCGCATACTTTACGACGCCTTTAAGGCCGCAAAGACCCATCGGGAAATGACGGTGTCGCTGATTGCACTTCGTAACAGCAAATTGATACCGGCTATCGAGCGTCTTGTTCCTCATACAAAAAGCGGTTCTGCATCAAGGACCATTGGTCCTCATGTGATCATTACCATCCAGTTATTGGCCGCTTCTAATCGTGAAAAATTCTTGTCAGCTATAATGCCCATCATTCATAACACGACAGAAACTACAGAGATTCGAGTTGCTGCCATTTCGACCCTGTTTCGCGCCAAGCCCAACTTGATAGAATTGCAAGAACTGATTGGTATTATTGAAGACGAAACCAACAAGGAAGTCCTCAATTTCATTCTGACTACCTTCCGTGTAAGCAATTTATTTGCGATgcaaatttaatattttaatattaGACGTTTGTATTAATCCATTAGAGTTACACCGGTTGCAAGAATAGTTGCTTGAAGCGCAACGAATGAGAATGAGCCCGGACGCCTTTCGGCGGACTCTACACTGGTAACTGAAACTTGACCTCGTTATTTGAgggtatttattttaaagaaaaatctgtTCGAATTTATTCAGGTGCTCTTGTTCTTCTGGCCATTACGGTTTTGACGCCTTATTTTTTCTACATTCCAAAAAGCTGCTTGGCAGCCGTCATCATTTCCGCTGTTATTTTCATGGTGGAAGTCAGCTTAGTCAAGATGGTTTGGAAATCAAAAAGTTAGTgaaacgatttattttttactacgATCGAAATCCCCCACACGTTGGACTAATTTCAACTGGTTGAAACGCAGCAATTGATTTAGTGCCTTTTGGCTTTACGTTCGTCTTTTGCGTCTTTGTCGGTCTGTCGCAAGGCATTTTGATTGGCACGGCTATCAATCTTGGCATGCTCTTATACAGCACGGCTCGTCCACGGATTAAAATCCATAaaatcaaggtaaaaaaaagattcatacTGGTGGAATGaagaattcaaatgttttcttatctgtctgtaaatattttgtttaaaaaaaaaaaaaagaacccaaTGACCGAGTATATTCTTATCATACCGCATCGCAGTTTAGTGTTCACTGCCATGGAATAGTTCATGTACAGCGTACGAAAAGCTTTGGCTAAGGCTTGGCTTGAGATTGGGGCTGGGGATGAGAATATGGATGAGAAGGAGGAGATTGAAGCTATGTATGAGGCTTGGATTGAGATTGTGGTTAAGCCTAGATGCGAGCAAATAAGACTAACTAACGATACTAATTTGCCTAAGACTACAGCAACGGTTGTTTCAGAGACACATCTCAATCCTGGACCGTCCCAACTAGTTGCTAAACGCAAGCGGGAGGAAGATGCTCCAGCGACCCTTCCTGACGGGAAACGTTCAAGAAAATGAAGTTCCCCTTTGATTACCCTAAATTAGTAAAAGCGTGTATTGGCAAAATTGtgtgaatgtgtgtgtgcaaatGAGTGTATCATTGGTATGAAtaatcttttcaaaattcttgttgtgaatgttgtttgtgtttgaatGTTGTTTGTATATATCACAGTTTGGTTCTAGTTTCAAAATGCACTGCTTTAAACCTCCTAACAAAATTGTCTTGTCTTTTTCTGTGGGGGTGGGGGGCGAAGAGTGGTTAGAAAGCAGTTGTAGGCTGTTACTATTTCAAACAGAAAAGTATGGTCCAATACTAGACGAAGAATTTGCAGTGAATAAAGGTCGAGTCAAGGCAATTGcctttaaaatcaaacaggCTAAGAGAACTTGTGTGCATATTGACTAGAGGTATTTAATGTCCTAATATTGCCAAATAGACTACAAAGAGAATCGATGCAGATGATGAATCTGTTGATGACAACCTGTCAGCAAGGATTTTGAAACAAGTTCAGAGACAAATGCAAAATGTATATTGGGCATTGACATTTTGCTTGTCAGCTGTTATTACTTGCTTACTCTGACGATCACAGCAAGCACGTACTGGCCGGACAAACCGATTCAAAGTGTTCAATATTTTGTATCATCCTGCATATTGTACAATGCATTACAATCGCCATCAGTAGCGTAGCTGaacgaacgaaagaaaattgcCATCGCCTGTGCGATAGAGTGACAACAGAAATAAGCTCTGATGGGAAATTTACGTCAAGATAAATGTAAGAGGTTGGCTACTGGCCTAGCCCTCTAACAAAcattggcaaaaagaaaacatgctAGATTGTAAGCAACAAATTTAGCTGTGGGTGACACATTCATCTGCAGTCAACCACTGACTAAATCGAACCACTCATTCTGCATTTAGTTTGCACTTCCCGCACTTCATTGATTGAGTCCGAATGGTTCCGAGTCTTGGAACGGATAGCGGCCGACGAGCAGCGTGTAGAGGATGATGCCCAGAGACCAAAGATCAGCTGCACGGCCAGAGTAGCGGGCGCCGCGACTCAACAACACTTCCGGTGTCACGTAAGCCGGATATCCGTGCTTCCGCCAAACGCCGTCGTCCGAATCCGATCGTTCCAGCACAATCGCTTCTTCCAGCGACTCTAATCGTAATTTGGACCTTTTTAtaaaatcgaaatcaaaattaGCTTCTCGAAATTTcacaactgtttttttttttttttttttaagaattacCTTTGTGGATCGGCAAATACGAAACGTCTGAGCTTTAAATCGGTTAGCACGACTCCGTGTTTATGACAATCAAACACTGCCTGTGCGGCTTGGCGAAATAGATTTCTCGCTTCGTTCTCTTTCAATCTGCGCTTCGATCTCAAGTACGAATGTAAATCGCCGTACGAGGCTGGCGAGAGGAGATAGAGCTTTGGCGTGTGCGCATCTCCTTCGGCATGGATGACGTGACAGACGGGCGTCACAACAACGGAATCCCTCAAGCGGTGATCAGCCTCTAGCAACGTGGCCGTCGTAGGCGATGTCGAGCATTCGCGGCAAAAGTAGGTCTCTTCTGTGACCGTGTCGATGCAGCGACGCAGTGGTTGACTTTGAGGAGACACGGCACCTTCGATTCATTCCAGCAGTAAATAACGTTCGTTTAACAGAAGGATTTCAGCGGGGGAGACTTCGGGGGCCGCGGCTGGGATTTTGGACAAGAACGTCGGCGGCGAGAGGGGCGTCGGTGGGATGGCTTCAATCACATTTCCATTTGTGGTGTCAGCCGATACGTCGTCTGATTTTTGAATGGCCGTTTGTAATGGTTTCCTTTGGGCCAGCTCGATATTGAGGGGGGGCAGAGTCAGTCGAGCCACCTGCATGGTTGCTaatggcaaatgaaacaacTCGGTCGTGGTGGATGTTGATGACGCGAGATTCTTTAACAGCGCCACAATAGCCCAGGAAACTgacgatgaaaatgaaagctCCAGCTGCAATCAACAAGTAGGCACTTTGAGTGATAACCGCTGGCTGTACCAAATTCTGTGccaatacaagaaaaatgtaagtTTCGAAAGACAGATGGAGGTAGTTGTAATTGCTAGTGATGTCTGTTTTACCTGCACATTTTCAGCTTGAGTAAATTTGATCAGAGTGAGGAAAGAATTCTGGTCGGCGGCTAACCAGATCCCAATTCCTAAAACAGCGGCTCCAGCCCACTACATCCCATAAACAGTTGTATCCATTAGAATCTGGTAACCCAATCACGTCTCTAACGTTCCCATAAAGCCAATACTCACAAAAAGGGCAAAGTTGAACAGACACAGGACGTATTTCACCACGGTAGCTCCGCAATCGAGcggcattttgttttgttttcttgcttaAAGTTTTTCTTCGTGATAAGTCAAGATGAATGCTTTCCAAACGATCTAAATACAGTTCTATATAATCATTTCTATAACAAATATTTTCTCGTTTCACGTGTAAgaacacacaaacaaatgcCAAGGAGATGGTTAAATTTCTATGCACACAATTCAAAACCCAAAATATTATCGAAAACTTGGAAGTCGATGAAAAGGCATACAGCACAAGAAAACTGAAGTTGCCAAAGTACTAGCTGAGAATATCCTGTTTGTGTGCACACATCCACCTAAAACGAGACTGTTGcttcgaaaaaggaaaataaaataaaaataaaacgaaaatgctGTAGGGTATAGGAGAACGCAAACGCCCCTTTTCCTATTTGCACGACACCTAGCGTTGCGGCCAATTTCATTATGCCGACAATTGTTTGACGAGTAGAAAGTCATTTACTCAAAGCCCAAATCAGGATCAAGTTTTGCTAACGCATCTAGTCAATGCTTTCTAAATTTTGAGATGAAAAACATCTTCATTATACTCGTCTtacgttttcatttgcataacGACTGATCTGGACCCAATGCAGAGGTCAAAACGATCACCACGCTACATCTTCGACCTTTTGACATTTACGTTTCATTTCTCACTTATTTATTCAGGATGTAGATTGCTCGCAAAAAAGATTCTGTCGACGACGTCGATATGTAACCAGAATTCTAGAATATCAATTTGTCAAATAGGCGGGAAAAATAAcggttttttttctagcgGACGTTTGAAACAGCTTTTGCGCCATCTAACGGTTGGTTTAACAACGTGTATTCACGAACGTCGACCGTTGCAGTCGACGGTCGCCTCCAACAGTCTCCAACAATTCACGGTCTGGTAAagagtgatttttttttcgtgaaagagtgaatttttttttcgtcatggCTTTAACAAAGTTGAGCCTGTTTACGAGACCAAATCTAAGTAAGTTCTTCATGCCATGAATGTCTCATAGCAAAAATTCTTAAGATAATCGGTAACgcattaaattttaattttgtccTGAAGCTATGCATAACTTCATGTACAGTACCTTTACGTGATGGATGTTTACCCGTAAATTACTTAATTTCAGGTGTGCAGTCATTGAGTGTTGTTTCAACTCGATACAATACTACCACTACTGCCCCTCCTGctaaggtaaaaaaagaaacaacattgATGCTAAAAATGTTATCCAAGTTTACCATTCACCATGACCTTTGCTTTTGTCAGAATGCAGACAAAATTTGGGCCACTTAAAGATGAAGACTGTATCTTCACCAACCTTTATGGTTGCCATGATTGGAAATTGCAAGGAGCCCTGAAAAGAGGTGACTAGtacaaaatgaaaggaatCTTATTGAAAGGAGTTGATTGGATTCTGAGTAAGCAAACTAAAGTTCTTGTTAGAAATTTTATAGAATGTGATAACATAAACTGGTGAATATGAACCCAGTAAGAGAATTTATGTTGTTAAGAGTTGGTTTCAGTTAATGGCAATGTAAACTAAAACAGATGAAGTGAAAAAATCTGGCCTACGTGGACGTGGAGGGGCTGGTTTTCCAAGCGGCATGAAATGGAGCTTCATGAATAAATCTTCAGATGGTCGACCGAAATACCTTGTTGTCAACGCTGATGAAGGCGAGCCAGGAACGTGCAAAGATCGTGAGATTATGCGTCACGATCCTCACAAGCTTATCGAAGGATGCCTCATCGCCGGTCGGGCCATGGGAGCCCGCGCTGCCTACATTTACATTCGTGGCGAGTTTTACAATGAAGGAACTAATGTACAGGTCGCAATCCATGAGGCCTATAAGCAAGGATGAATTGGCAAAATATGATTTTGATGTCTTTGTTCATCGTGGTGCAGGTATGTTCCCAAAATAGCTACAGCAACGATAAGTTTCTAAAACTGGTCTGTTATAGGTGCTTACATTTGTGGTGAAGAGACTGCTTTGATTGAATCTTTGGAAGGCAAGCAAGGTAAACCCCGCCTGAAGCCCCCTTTCCCAACCGATATTGGTCTTTTTGGTTGCCCCACTACCGTCGCCAACGTAGAAACGGTGGCGGTCGCCCCGGTACGCAGCTTGTCATAAATTCTTATAATTGCATATGAAC
This region includes:
- the LOC130702975 gene encoding sodium-independent sulfate anion transporter-like, translated to MIAIGTSNILGSFASSFPVTCAFSRTVVNAARGVRTPFGGLYTGALVLLAITVLTPYFFYIPKSCLAAVIISAVIFMVEVSLVKMVWKSKTIDLVPFGFTFVFCVFVGLSQGILIGTAINLGMLLYSTARPRIKIHKIKNPMTEYILIIPHRSLVFTAME
- the LOC130702974 gene encoding vitellogenin-2-like translates to MARLSVLILVLFLTIRCKAEGLFEDGQEYQYSYQAYTMTGVREPTLFSSSFGIRGNLIIQKQPGIATLKLSDLTLGIHNGPETPFNTIKFLKKLDLASLEKPLKLTLLNGKITGFYTDSWDAEWSVNFKKALATNLQMDFYIGDIGKEETAYMRVVEDTISGTCNTSYSFSDDGKGRFLLFKQRTQRECTNIPSMGFNTVETTTCGGTAQNDLLATTQSYYKLSRGTASEYG